The genomic interval TTGTTCGGGACGCCGGCGCACAGCTGGCGCCGGGTCGACATGGCGCGCACAGTGGCCGTTGTGCCGCAAGCCGAAGCCGAGCCGCTGTTCACGGTGCGTGACACGGTGGCCATGGGGCGGTATCCGCATCGTGCCGCGTGGCAACGTGAAACGACAGCCGATGCGCAGGCGATTGTCGAGGCCATGACGCAATGCGGCGTGCTGCCCTTTGCCGATCGAGTGGTTGGCTCGTTGTCCGGCGGCGAGCGGCAGCGCGTGCGTCTTGCGCGCGCGCTCGCGCAGCAGACCGACATCGTGGTGCTCGACGAACCCACCAGTGCGCTCGACATCCGCTACGAAATGGCGGTCTTCGAGCAGGTTGCGGCCTTGCGCGCCACGGGCAGGACGGCCGTGCTGGTCACGCATCAACTGAACCTGGCGTCCCGCTATGCCGATCAGCTCGTGCTGCTGCATGCGGGCCGCATCGTCGCGCAGGGGGCGCCTCGCGACGTCCTGCTCGCGCCGCGTGTGGAGTCGGTCTACGAATGGCCCGTCGAGGTAATCGCGCACCGCGAGGGGGCGCCGCAGATCGTGCCCGAGCGGCGCCCGATGCGACAGGAGATCCCATGATAAGTCGCCCATCGGGCACAGTCTCCGCTTTGCTGTGGCGCGTCGCTCAGCGGACGGTGTGTGCGGGTCTCCTGCTTGCCCCGTCGGCCGTTCAGGCGCGTCAGGTCACCGGTGAAGTACGCGGACGGGTCATCGACGCCACCGATCGCGTGCCGGTGGCCGGTGCGCAGGTGGAACTGGAAGGCACCGCCGTGCGACTGCGCACGGCCAGCGATGGCTCGTTCCACGTGCGTAGTCTCGATCCGCGCCTACACCGTGTGCGGGTGCAGGCCCTTGGCTACCGCAGCACCGCCGTAGATGTGCAGGTCGTCAATGCCCGCGTGAGTGAGGTGGAGATCAGCCTCGCACGGGTGGCTGCGACCCTGACCACGCAGCAGGTCCGTGCCACGCAGGACACTGCCGCATTTCACG from Gemmatimonas sp. UBA7669 carries:
- a CDS encoding ABC transporter ATP-binding protein, which produces MPRHAAVGGAVVWQLDAVGFRHPGASTCALSEVSLEIPAGRVTAIIGPNGAGKSTLLYLLLGVAVPNAGHVTLFGTPAHSWRRVDMARTVAVVPQAEAEPLFTVRDTVAMGRYPHRAAWQRETTADAQAIVEAMTQCGVLPFADRVVGSLSGGERQRVRLARALAQQTDIVVLDEPTSALDIRYEMAVFEQVAALRATGRTAVLVTHQLNLASRYADQLVLLHAGRIVAQGAPRDVLLAPRVESVYEWPVEVIAHREGAPQIVPERRPMRQEIP